A genomic window from Pecten maximus chromosome 4, xPecMax1.1, whole genome shotgun sequence includes:
- the LOC117325574 gene encoding stathmin-3-like isoform X1 produces MTTVCSNWLNIFSCMRHTVPKKPAIHPQVHPNKRAFDAIIVWKGKGEKGTKESYGGVAYDYILKPAMESSYRPVSPPKDRPLTHDQIARKLMKAEERRQSIEAQKVEFAAREKTKIQEVMSKSMEQEEQFARAAHAKLRRSMEITKENRKLQIMALQDKLRDHLARVEEVCKNSDSMAKDLSLKEKIDQKLEAKEENRKAQLQALLVRLKDHAKHIEEVCKASENINKAQEEKMINKMENALRNREEHLRALQDRLKEHERKIEEVRRNKLNLQITNSD; encoded by the exons TTTGCAGTAATTGGCTGAACATATTCTCGTGTATGCGACATACAGTTCCAAAAAAGCCAGCTATCCACCCACAGGTTCATCCAAACAAACGAGCGTTCGATGCTATAATAGTATGGAAGGGGAAAGGTGAAA AAGGTACCAAAGAGAGTTATGGAGGTGTGGCTTATGACTACATCCTGAAGCCAGCCATGGAATCCTCATATAGACCTGTCTCACCACCCAAAGACAGACCACTCACACATGATCAAATCGCCAGAAAGTTGATGAAGGCTGAAGAAAGGAGACAG TCCATAGAGGCGCAGAAAGTGGAATTTGCCGCACGAGAGAAAACAAAAATCCAGGAAGTAATGTCAAAATCAATGGAACAGGAGGAGCAGTTTGCCAGAGCTGCACACGCCAAGCTTCGTAGGTCTATGGAAATCACAAAGGAAAACCGAAAACTCCAAATCATGGCTCTCCAGGATAAGCTCCGGGATCAT TTGGCCAGGGTGGAGGAAGTTTGTAAAAATAGTGACAGTATGGCCAAAGATCTCAGcttaaaagaaaaaattgaTCAGAAACTTGAAGCAAAAGAGGAAAACCGTAAAGCTCAACTGCAAGCCTTGCTAGTCCGCCTCAAAGATCAC GCAAAACATATTGAGGAAGTTTGCAAGGCCAGTGAGAACATCAACAAAGCACAGGAAGAGAAAATGATAAACAAGATGGAAAATGCTCTCAGGAACCGTGAAGAGCACTTGCGAGCACTGCAAGATCGGCTCAAGGAACAT GAGCGTAAAATTGAGGAGGTCAGAAGGAACAAGCTGAACTTACAGATCACCAACTCTGATTAA
- the LOC117325574 gene encoding stathmin-like isoform X3, producing the protein MTTEGTKESYGGVAYDYILKPAMESSYRPVSPPKDRPLTHDQIARKLMKAEERRQSIEAQKVEFAAREKTKIQEVMSKSMEQEEQFARAAHAKLRRSMEITKENRKLQIMALQDKLRDHLARVEEVCKNSDSMAKDLSLKEKIDQKLEAKEENRKAQLQALLVRLKDHAKHIEEVCKASENINKAQEEKMINKMENALRNREEHLRALQDRLKEHERKIEEVRRNKLNLQITNSD; encoded by the exons AAGGTACCAAAGAGAGTTATGGAGGTGTGGCTTATGACTACATCCTGAAGCCAGCCATGGAATCCTCATATAGACCTGTCTCACCACCCAAAGACAGACCACTCACACATGATCAAATCGCCAGAAAGTTGATGAAGGCTGAAGAAAGGAGACAG TCCATAGAGGCGCAGAAAGTGGAATTTGCCGCACGAGAGAAAACAAAAATCCAGGAAGTAATGTCAAAATCAATGGAACAGGAGGAGCAGTTTGCCAGAGCTGCACACGCCAAGCTTCGTAGGTCTATGGAAATCACAAAGGAAAACCGAAAACTCCAAATCATGGCTCTCCAGGATAAGCTCCGGGATCAT TTGGCCAGGGTGGAGGAAGTTTGTAAAAATAGTGACAGTATGGCCAAAGATCTCAGcttaaaagaaaaaattgaTCAGAAACTTGAAGCAAAAGAGGAAAACCGTAAAGCTCAACTGCAAGCCTTGCTAGTCCGCCTCAAAGATCAC GCAAAACATATTGAGGAAGTTTGCAAGGCCAGTGAGAACATCAACAAAGCACAGGAAGAGAAAATGATAAACAAGATGGAAAATGCTCTCAGGAACCGTGAAGAGCACTTGCGAGCACTGCAAGATCGGCTCAAGGAACAT GAGCGTAAAATTGAGGAGGTCAGAAGGAACAAGCTGAACTTACAGATCACCAACTCTGATTAA
- the LOC117325574 gene encoding stathmin-3-like isoform X2, with translation MTTVCSNWLNIFSCMRHTVPKKPAIHPQVHPNKRAFDAIIVWKGKEGTKESYGGVAYDYILKPAMESSYRPVSPPKDRPLTHDQIARKLMKAEERRQSIEAQKVEFAAREKTKIQEVMSKSMEQEEQFARAAHAKLRRSMEITKENRKLQIMALQDKLRDHLARVEEVCKNSDSMAKDLSLKEKIDQKLEAKEENRKAQLQALLVRLKDHAKHIEEVCKASENINKAQEEKMINKMENALRNREEHLRALQDRLKEHERKIEEVRRNKLNLQITNSD, from the exons TTTGCAGTAATTGGCTGAACATATTCTCGTGTATGCGACATACAGTTCCAAAAAAGCCAGCTATCCACCCACAGGTTCATCCAAACAAACGAGCGTTCGATGCTATAATAGTATGGAAGGGGAAAG AAGGTACCAAAGAGAGTTATGGAGGTGTGGCTTATGACTACATCCTGAAGCCAGCCATGGAATCCTCATATAGACCTGTCTCACCACCCAAAGACAGACCACTCACACATGATCAAATCGCCAGAAAGTTGATGAAGGCTGAAGAAAGGAGACAG TCCATAGAGGCGCAGAAAGTGGAATTTGCCGCACGAGAGAAAACAAAAATCCAGGAAGTAATGTCAAAATCAATGGAACAGGAGGAGCAGTTTGCCAGAGCTGCACACGCCAAGCTTCGTAGGTCTATGGAAATCACAAAGGAAAACCGAAAACTCCAAATCATGGCTCTCCAGGATAAGCTCCGGGATCAT TTGGCCAGGGTGGAGGAAGTTTGTAAAAATAGTGACAGTATGGCCAAAGATCTCAGcttaaaagaaaaaattgaTCAGAAACTTGAAGCAAAAGAGGAAAACCGTAAAGCTCAACTGCAAGCCTTGCTAGTCCGCCTCAAAGATCAC GCAAAACATATTGAGGAAGTTTGCAAGGCCAGTGAGAACATCAACAAAGCACAGGAAGAGAAAATGATAAACAAGATGGAAAATGCTCTCAGGAACCGTGAAGAGCACTTGCGAGCACTGCAAGATCGGCTCAAGGAACAT GAGCGTAAAATTGAGGAGGTCAGAAGGAACAAGCTGAACTTACAGATCACCAACTCTGATTAA